A DNA window from Pseudomonas sp. B21-056 contains the following coding sequences:
- the tyrS gene encoding tyrosine--tRNA ligase has protein sequence MKSVEEQLALIKRGAEELLVESELIEKLKRGQPLRIKAGFDPTAPDLHLGHTVLINKLRQFQDLGHQVIFLIGDFTGMIGDPSGKSATRPPLTREQVLDNAETYKTQVFKILDPAKTEVAFNSTWMDQMGPADFIRLTSQYTVARMLERDDFDKRYTTNQPIAIHEFLYPLVQGYDSVALRADVELGGTDQKFNLLMGRELQRGYGQEAQCILTMPLLEGLDGVKKMSKSLGNYVGIQEAPGVMYGKLVSIPDALMWRYFELLSFRSMEEINAFRADVEAGANPRDIKIKLAEEIVARFHGEEAAANAHRAAGNRMKDGELPDDLPEIELSATEAMPIAAVLNKAGLVKNAAVARDLLGSGGVRIDGEVVDRTYIYELGSTHVCQAGKKAFARITLKSE, from the coding sequence ATGAAGTCGGTTGAAGAGCAGCTAGCGCTGATCAAACGTGGTGCGGAAGAACTGTTGGTCGAGTCCGAGCTGATCGAGAAGCTCAAGCGCGGGCAGCCGCTGCGTATCAAGGCTGGTTTCGACCCGACGGCGCCTGATCTGCACTTGGGCCATACCGTGCTTATTAACAAGCTGCGCCAGTTCCAGGATCTGGGGCACCAGGTTATCTTCCTTATAGGTGACTTCACCGGGATGATCGGTGATCCGAGCGGCAAGAGCGCAACACGTCCGCCGCTGACCCGTGAGCAGGTTCTCGATAACGCCGAGACCTACAAGACCCAAGTGTTCAAGATTCTTGATCCGGCCAAGACCGAAGTGGCCTTCAACTCCACCTGGATGGATCAGATGGGGCCGGCGGATTTCATCCGCCTGACGTCCCAGTACACCGTGGCTCGCATGCTTGAGCGCGATGACTTCGATAAGCGCTATACGACCAATCAGCCAATTGCCATTCATGAGTTCCTCTACCCACTTGTGCAGGGCTATGACTCGGTCGCGTTGCGAGCGGACGTTGAACTGGGCGGTACGGATCAGAAGTTCAATCTGTTGATGGGGCGCGAGCTGCAGCGTGGTTATGGTCAGGAGGCTCAGTGCATCCTGACCATGCCGTTGCTGGAAGGCCTGGATGGCGTGAAGAAGATGTCCAAGTCGTTGGGCAACTATGTAGGTATCCAGGAAGCGCCGGGAGTGATGTACGGCAAACTGGTCTCCATTCCTGATGCGCTGATGTGGCGTTATTTCGAGCTGTTGAGCTTCCGCTCCATGGAAGAGATCAATGCATTCCGCGCAGATGTCGAGGCGGGGGCCAATCCGCGTGATATCAAGATCAAGCTGGCTGAAGAAATCGTTGCCCGCTTCCATGGTGAAGAGGCTGCGGCCAATGCTCATCGTGCGGCGGGTAATCGTATGAAGGATGGCGAACTCCCGGATGATCTGCCGGAGATCGAGCTGTCTGCTACCGAGGCTATGCCGATCGCTGCAGTCCTTAATAAAGCTGGGTTGGTCAAGAACGCAGCTGTGGCGCGAGATCTTCTGGGTTCGGGTGGCGTGCGCATAGATGGTGAGGTTGTGGATCGCACCTATATATATGAGCTGGGTTCTACTCATGTCTGCCAGGCAGGCAAGAAGGCTTTCGCGCGTATTACGCTGAAATCTGAATAG
- a CDS encoding peptidoglycan DD-metalloendopeptidase family protein, producing MTTEPSKAPPLYPKTHLLAASGIAALLSLALLVFPSSDVEAKKTTLSLELESPAEQLTQEQDAAEAVQATNEPAASPFAQIDDSSEDTTEAAQAQPPAVEEKKDPGHREVIVAKGDTLSTLFEKVGLPAASVHEVLASDKQAKQFTQLKHGQKLEFELDPEGQLTNLHTKLSDLESITLTKNDKGYAFNRVTAKPTVRSAYVHGVINSSLSQSAARAGLSHSLTMDMASVFGYDIDFAQDIRQGDEFDVIYEQKVVNGKSVGNGPILSARFTNRGKTYTAVRYTNKQGNSSYYTADGNSMRKAFIRTPVDFARISSKFSAGRKHPILNKIRAHKGVDYAAPRGTPIKAAGDGKVLLAGRRGGYGNTVIIQHGNTYRTLYGHMQGFAKGVKTGGTVKQGQVIGYIGTTGLSTGPHLHYEFQVNGVHVDPLGQKLPMADPIAKAERARFLAQSQPLMARMDQEKATLLASSKR from the coding sequence ATGACCACAGAACCGTCTAAAGCGCCGCCGCTTTACCCAAAGACCCACCTGCTTGCCGCAAGCGGCATCGCAGCCCTCCTCAGCCTGGCGCTCCTGGTGTTTCCTTCCAGCGATGTTGAAGCCAAAAAGACGACTCTGAGTCTTGAACTGGAAAGTCCTGCTGAACAACTGACACAAGAACAAGACGCTGCCGAAGCCGTTCAAGCCACAAACGAACCGGCCGCCTCCCCTTTTGCGCAGATTGACGATAGCTCCGAAGACACGACCGAGGCCGCCCAGGCACAACCTCCAGCCGTGGAAGAGAAGAAAGATCCGGGACACCGTGAGGTGATCGTAGCCAAAGGCGACACGCTTTCCACCCTCTTCGAGAAAGTTGGCTTGCCCGCCGCATCAGTCCATGAAGTGCTGGCCAGCGACAAACAAGCCAAGCAGTTCACTCAGTTGAAACACGGTCAGAAGCTCGAATTCGAGCTCGACCCGGAGGGGCAACTGACCAATCTGCACACCAAGCTGAGCGACCTTGAAAGCATCACCCTGACTAAAAATGACAAGGGTTATGCCTTCAACCGCGTGACCGCCAAGCCAACTGTGCGCTCCGCGTACGTTCATGGCGTGATCAACAGCTCACTGTCGCAATCGGCCGCACGTGCCGGTCTTTCCCATAGCCTGACGATGGACATGGCCAGTGTATTTGGCTACGACATCGACTTCGCCCAGGATATTCGCCAGGGCGACGAGTTCGATGTCATCTACGAGCAAAAAGTGGTCAACGGAAAGAGCGTTGGCAACGGCCCGATCCTTTCCGCCCGCTTCACCAATCGCGGCAAGACGTACACCGCAGTGCGCTACACCAACAAACAAGGCAACAGCAGCTACTACACCGCCGACGGCAACAGCATGCGCAAGGCATTCATCCGTACACCGGTTGATTTCGCGCGCATCAGCTCGAAGTTCTCCGCAGGCCGCAAACATCCGATCCTGAACAAGATTCGCGCTCATAAAGGCGTCGACTATGCCGCTCCCCGTGGCACGCCCATCAAGGCTGCCGGCGATGGCAAGGTATTGCTGGCCGGGCGTCGTGGCGGTTATGGCAACACGGTGATCATCCAGCACGGCAACACCTATCGCACCTTGTACGGGCACATGCAGGGCTTCGCCAAAGGCGTGAAGACTGGCGGCACCGTCAAGCAAGGTCAGGTGATCGGGTATATCGGGACCACCGGCCTGTCCACCGGTCCGCATCTGCATTATGAATTCCAGGTCAATGGCGTTCACGTCGATCCACTTGGCCAGAAACTGCCGATGGCCGACCCGATCGCCAAGGCCGAGCGCGCACGCTTCCTGGCTCAAAGCCAACCCCTGATGGCTCGCATGGATCAAGAGAAAGCCACCTTGCTGGCCTCGAGCAAGCGCTAA
- a CDS encoding anhydro-N-acetylmuramic acid kinase: MALYIGVMSGTSLDGLDIALIELTPAIRLIATHYIPMPDALRTELFGLCSSGPDEIARSAIAQQNWVRLAAQGIHTLLESQKLKPEDVRAIGSHGQTIRHEPARGFTVQIGNPALLSELTGIAVVSDFRSRDVAAGGQGAPLVPAFHEALFEGQIGHRAVLNVGGFSNLSLIEPEKPVAGFDCGPGNVLLDAWIHQQRNEHFDRDGQWAASGKVESTLLKALLSDPFFVTKGPKSTGREVFNLPWLTRHLSHLPAFAAEDVQATLLELTALTIVESLQSAQPNTDELLVCGGGVRNHTLMKRLADLLPNTKVSSTAVYGVDPDWVEAMAFAWLAHCCLENIPANRPSVTGARGLRVLGAIYPA; this comes from the coding sequence ATGGCGCTCTATATCGGTGTGATGTCCGGAACCAGTCTGGATGGCCTGGATATCGCACTGATCGAACTGACCCCGGCGATCAGATTGATCGCCACGCACTACATCCCCATGCCCGACGCGCTGCGCACCGAGCTGTTTGGCTTGTGCAGCAGCGGGCCGGACGAGATCGCCCGCTCCGCCATTGCCCAGCAGAACTGGGTACGGCTGGCGGCACAAGGCATCCACACCCTGCTCGAAAGCCAGAAGCTCAAGCCGGAAGATGTCAGAGCGATTGGCAGCCATGGCCAGACCATCCGTCACGAGCCAGCACGGGGCTTTACCGTGCAGATCGGCAATCCCGCACTGTTGAGCGAACTGACCGGCATCGCCGTCGTCAGCGATTTCCGCAGCCGCGATGTCGCCGCCGGCGGACAGGGCGCTCCGCTGGTTCCTGCATTTCACGAAGCACTGTTTGAAGGGCAGATCGGCCACCGTGCCGTGTTGAATGTCGGTGGTTTCAGCAATCTCAGCCTGATAGAACCTGAAAAGCCCGTGGCCGGCTTCGATTGCGGACCCGGCAATGTATTGCTGGACGCGTGGATCCATCAGCAGCGCAATGAGCATTTCGACCGCGACGGTCAGTGGGCGGCGAGCGGCAAAGTAGAGTCAACATTACTCAAGGCACTGCTCAGCGACCCGTTCTTTGTAACCAAGGGTCCAAAGAGCACCGGGCGGGAAGTGTTCAACCTGCCCTGGTTGACCCGGCATCTGTCGCATTTGCCCGCTTTCGCTGCCGAAGACGTGCAGGCTACGCTGCTCGAACTGACGGCGCTGACCATCGTCGAATCACTGCAAAGCGCCCAACCGAATACTGATGAATTACTGGTTTGTGGTGGTGGCGTGCGCAACCACACGCTCATGAAGCGCCTGGCCGATCTGCTGCCCAACACCAAAGTCAGCAGCACAGCCGTTTACGGCGTAGACCCTGACTGGGTCGAAGCCATGGCTTTCGCGTGGCTCGCCCATTGCTGCCTGGAAAACATCCCGGCAAATCGTCCCAGTGTCACAGGCGCACGCGGCTTGCGTGTACTCGGCGCCATCTACCCCGCTTGA
- the erpA gene encoding iron-sulfur cluster insertion protein ErpA produces the protein MSVETFTPTALQFTHGAAHKVKSLVDEEGNDRLKLRVFVTGGGCSGFQYGFTFDEEVAEDDTIVEREGVSLVVDPMSFQYLAGAEVDYQEGLEGSRFVIKNPNATTTCGCGSSFSI, from the coding sequence ATGAGCGTCGAAACCTTCACTCCCACGGCTTTGCAATTCACCCACGGTGCCGCGCACAAGGTGAAGAGCCTGGTCGATGAAGAGGGAAATGATCGTTTGAAGCTGCGCGTCTTCGTGACGGGCGGAGGTTGTTCGGGTTTTCAGTACGGCTTCACTTTCGATGAAGAAGTGGCCGAAGACGACACCATTGTCGAGCGCGAAGGCGTGAGCCTGGTGGTTGATCCAATGAGCTTCCAGTACCTGGCCGGTGCCGAGGTGGACTACCAGGAAGGTCTGGAAGGGTCGCGTTTCGTGATCAAGAACCCGAACGCTACCACCACTTGTGGTTGCGGCTCTTCGTTCTCGATCTGA
- the argC gene encoding N-acetyl-gamma-glutamyl-phosphate reductase, with the protein MVKVGIVGGTGYTGVELLRLLAQHPQAEVVVITSRSEAGLAVADMYPNLRGHYDGLAFSVPDIKTLGACDVVFFATPHGVAHALAGELLAAGTKVIDLSADFRLQDADEWAKWYGQPHGAPELLDEAVYGLPEVNREKIRQARLIAVPGCYPTATQLGFLPLLEAGLADASRLIADCKSGVSGAGRGASVGSLYSETSESMKAYAVKGHRHLPEIRQGLRRAAGKDVGLTFVPHLTPMIRGIHSTLYATVVDRSVDLQALFEKRYADEPFVDVMPAGSHPETRSVRGANVCRIAVHRPQDGDLVVVLSVIDNLVKGASGQAVQNLNILFGLDERLGLSHAGMLP; encoded by the coding sequence ATGGTCAAGGTCGGTATCGTCGGCGGCACGGGTTACACCGGTGTCGAACTGCTGCGTCTGTTGGCGCAACATCCGCAAGCTGAGGTGGTGGTCATTACCTCCCGATCCGAGGCCGGCCTGGCCGTTGCCGACATGTATCCGAACCTGCGCGGGCATTACGATGGCCTGGCGTTCAGTGTTCCGGACATCAAGACCCTGGGGGCCTGCGATGTGGTGTTCTTCGCCACGCCCCATGGTGTCGCCCATGCCCTGGCGGGTGAGCTGCTGGCCGCCGGGACCAAGGTCATCGACCTGTCGGCGGACTTCCGCCTGCAGGACGCGGACGAGTGGGCCAAATGGTACGGGCAACCGCACGGTGCTCCGGAGCTGTTGGACGAAGCGGTCTATGGGCTGCCGGAAGTCAATCGCGAAAAAATCCGCCAGGCACGGCTGATTGCGGTGCCGGGTTGTTATCCGACCGCTACGCAGTTGGGTTTCCTGCCGCTGCTGGAGGCCGGCCTTGCCGATGCCTCGCGTTTGATCGCCGACTGCAAGTCCGGTGTCAGTGGGGCCGGTCGTGGTGCAAGCGTCGGCTCGCTGTATTCCGAAACATCGGAAAGCATGAAGGCCTACGCCGTCAAAGGGCACCGTCATCTGCCGGAAATCCGCCAAGGCCTGCGCCGGGCGGCGGGCAAGGATGTCGGCCTGACGTTCGTGCCGCATTTGACGCCAATGATCCGTGGCATCCACTCCACGCTGTATGCAACTGTCGTAGACCGCTCTGTGGACCTGCAAGCACTGTTCGAGAAGCGTTATGCCGACGAACCGTTCGTCGACGTGATGCCTGCGGGCAGCCACCCCGAAACGCGCAGTGTGCGGGGTGCGAATGTCTGCCGGATTGCGGTGCATCGTCCACAGGATGGCGATCTGGTCGTGGTGTTGTCGGTCATTGATAACCTGGTCAAGGGCGCGTCCGGTCAGGCGGTGCAGAACCTGAACATCCTGTTCGGCCTGGATGAGCGGCTGGGCTTGTCCCATGCGGGGATGCTGCCTTGA
- the hemJ gene encoding protoporphyrinogen oxidase HemJ gives MLYLWLKALHIVSMVCWFAGLFYLPRLFVYHAQSEDSVSKERFSIMERKLYRGIMGPAMIATLVFGIWLLSLNPGAYFSQGGWMHAKLTLVVVLIGYHHICGAQVKRFARGENTRSHVFYRWFNEVPVLILLAIVILVVVRPF, from the coding sequence ATGCTCTATCTGTGGCTCAAAGCACTTCATATTGTCAGCATGGTCTGCTGGTTCGCCGGCCTGTTCTATCTGCCTCGCCTGTTCGTCTATCACGCTCAAAGCGAGGACAGCGTCAGCAAGGAGCGCTTCAGCATCATGGAACGCAAGTTGTATCGCGGCATCATGGGGCCGGCGATGATCGCCACCCTGGTATTTGGCATCTGGCTGCTCAGTCTCAACCCCGGTGCCTACTTCAGCCAGGGCGGCTGGATGCACGCAAAGCTGACCCTGGTGGTGGTGCTGATCGGTTATCACCACATATGCGGAGCCCAGGTAAAACGCTTCGCCCGGGGTGAAAACACCCGCAGTCATGTCTTTTATCGCTGGTTCAATGAAGTGCCGGTGCTGATATTGCTGGCTATCGTCATCCTGGTCGTCGTTCGGCCGTTCTAA
- a CDS encoding NAD(P)H-dependent flavin oxidoreductase, with amino-acid sequence MSLPALLEQRLRLPVVAAPMFLISNPQLVLACCRNGIVGSFPALNQRESSGFKAWLEEIQAGLASMENPAPYAVNLIVHQSNPRLEADLAICIEHKVPIVITSLGAVKELVDAVHGYGGLVFHDVTTRRHAEKAAEAGVDGLIAVAAGAGGHAGTWSPFSLVAEIRQFFDKTVLLAGCLNHGHQILAAQLLGADLAYLGTRFIGTTESHAPDAYKEMLLTSRAADIVHTPAVSGVPASFMRQSLETAGFDLAALQGKSDAASGSKLKPLNDEAKAWKTVWSAGQGVGEINDLPSVDQLVARLNEEYREAQARAVQLGGRWPR; translated from the coding sequence ATGTCGCTACCCGCATTGCTTGAACAACGTTTGCGCCTGCCCGTCGTGGCGGCGCCGATGTTCCTGATCTCCAATCCACAGCTGGTGCTGGCTTGCTGTCGTAACGGCATCGTCGGCAGTTTCCCCGCACTGAACCAGCGCGAAAGCAGTGGTTTCAAGGCCTGGCTGGAAGAAATCCAAGCGGGCCTGGCGAGCATGGAGAACCCGGCGCCCTATGCCGTCAACCTGATCGTCCACCAAAGCAATCCGAGGCTTGAGGCCGATCTGGCCATCTGCATCGAGCACAAGGTGCCGATCGTCATCACCAGCCTCGGCGCAGTCAAAGAACTGGTCGATGCCGTCCATGGCTACGGGGGGCTGGTGTTCCACGACGTGACCACCCGTCGTCATGCCGAGAAAGCCGCCGAGGCCGGTGTCGACGGTCTGATCGCCGTTGCCGCCGGTGCAGGCGGACATGCCGGGACCTGGAGCCCTTTTTCGCTGGTCGCCGAAATCCGGCAATTCTTCGATAAGACCGTGCTGCTTGCGGGATGCCTGAACCATGGCCATCAGATTTTGGCGGCACAATTGCTTGGCGCGGATTTGGCCTACCTGGGCACACGCTTTATCGGCACGACTGAAAGTCATGCGCCTGACGCCTATAAAGAGATGTTGCTCACATCCCGAGCCGCAGACATCGTGCATACTCCCGCCGTATCCGGTGTGCCCGCCAGCTTCATGCGCCAAAGCCTGGAAACCGCAGGTTTTGACCTGGCCGCCCTGCAAGGCAAAAGTGACGCGGCTTCCGGTTCGAAACTCAAACCATTGAACGATGAAGCCAAGGCCTGGAAAACCGTCTGGTCCGCCGGCCAGGGTGTCGGGGAAATCAATGATTTGCCAAGCGTTGACCAGTTGGTGGCGCGCCTGAATGAAGAATACCGCGAGGCCCAGGCCCGAGCGGTACAGCTTGGTGGCCGATGGCCTCGCTGA
- a CDS encoding DUF805 domain-containing protein: MSETRFNIVFDGALLPGVDAATAKLNLANLFRSDISAIERLFGGHKVALKSNLSQAEAQKYLEALNQSGIDARIEAEPALQLNLDEVQQSSAPTNGRPPESLIEPTSPYAPPRAHVGEAVAEYATLKPFSFDGRIGRLRYLAWTMSLTLVVMLVVGVAFALGAAWIFTSGSIAAMIVGGLLATVVFLGFAFVSIQFNVQRLHDLGWSGWLWLLNLIPFVGSVFPFVLIFAPGNEGANRYGPPPPRNNTGVKVLASLWLVMIVLIIFATVAGVFSAIEQDYGSSSLSSYESSESMDENAAEPAEEPAEAEAPSVDSEEQ, translated from the coding sequence ATGAGCGAAACCCGTTTCAACATCGTATTCGACGGAGCCCTGCTGCCGGGTGTCGATGCGGCCACAGCCAAACTCAACCTCGCCAATCTGTTCAGGAGCGACATCAGCGCCATCGAGCGACTGTTCGGCGGACACAAGGTGGCCCTGAAAAGCAACCTTTCCCAGGCCGAGGCGCAGAAGTATCTGGAAGCCCTCAACCAGAGCGGGATCGATGCACGCATCGAAGCCGAGCCGGCCCTCCAGTTGAATCTCGACGAGGTACAGCAATCATCGGCCCCAACAAACGGGCGCCCCCCTGAATCGCTCATCGAACCCACCTCCCCGTATGCGCCACCCCGGGCCCATGTCGGTGAAGCCGTTGCCGAATACGCCACGCTCAAGCCGTTCAGCTTCGACGGACGCATCGGACGTCTGCGATACCTGGCCTGGACCATGTCCCTGACCTTGGTCGTTATGCTGGTGGTCGGCGTGGCCTTTGCGCTCGGGGCGGCATGGATCTTCACCTCGGGCTCGATAGCGGCAATGATCGTCGGCGGTTTGTTGGCAACGGTCGTGTTTCTCGGCTTTGCCTTCGTCAGCATCCAGTTCAACGTCCAGCGCCTGCATGACCTTGGCTGGTCCGGCTGGCTGTGGCTGCTCAACCTCATCCCATTCGTGGGCAGCGTCTTTCCGTTCGTGCTCATTTTCGCTCCCGGCAATGAGGGCGCCAATCGCTATGGCCCGCCTCCGCCGCGTAACAACACCGGGGTGAAGGTACTTGCGTCGCTCTGGCTCGTCATGATCGTGCTGATCATCTTCGCCACAGTGGCTGGTGTCTTCAGCGCCATCGAACAGGACTACGGCAGCAGCTCGCTGAGCAGCTACGAAAGCAGCGAATCCATGGATGAAAACGCTGCGGAACCAGCCGAAGAACCTGCCGAGGCAGAGGCACCTTCTGTAGACTCCGAGGAACAGTAA
- a CDS encoding SDR family NAD(P)-dependent oxidoreductase, translating to MTRYALITGASSGIGLAMAEALARRGRNLLLVARQRDRLESIAIELTQRFGVEVLFRACDLGEPLRLSGFLLELEESERQIDLLVNCAGMGTCGPFLGQDWMTEQDLIEVNILALTRLCHAVGNSMALHGGGQILNVASIAAFRPGPWMSTYSASKAYVLNFSEALRVELKKCAIKVSVLCPGPTQTGFFAKAHLDEQKLKDNNLLMSPEEVALYAVCALDRNQAIIIPGHRNRWLAALPRLGSRWMVRSIAGLINKAYCPR from the coding sequence ATGACCCGTTACGCCCTGATCACTGGGGCCTCCAGTGGCATTGGCCTGGCCATGGCCGAAGCTTTGGCCCGGCGCGGCCGCAATCTGCTGCTGGTGGCCCGACAGCGTGATCGGTTGGAAAGCATTGCGATAGAACTGACCCAGCGATTTGGCGTGGAAGTGCTTTTCCGGGCCTGCGACCTGGGGGAGCCGCTACGACTTTCAGGTTTCCTGCTGGAACTGGAAGAAAGCGAGCGCCAGATCGACCTGCTGGTCAACTGCGCCGGGATGGGTACCTGTGGCCCGTTCCTGGGCCAGGACTGGATGACCGAGCAGGACCTGATCGAAGTCAATATTCTCGCCCTGACACGCCTCTGTCATGCCGTTGGCAATAGTATGGCCTTGCATGGCGGCGGACAGATCCTGAACGTCGCCTCGATCGCAGCATTCCGGCCGGGCCCCTGGATGAGCACCTATTCCGCCAGCAAGGCTTATGTGCTGAACTTCTCCGAAGCCCTGCGAGTCGAGCTGAAGAAATGCGCAATCAAGGTGTCGGTACTTTGCCCCGGCCCGACCCAGACCGGTTTCTTCGCCAAGGCGCATCTCGACGAACAGAAACTCAAGGACAATAACCTGCTGATGAGCCCGGAAGAAGTGGCGCTGTATGCCGTGTGCGCGCTCGACAGAAACCAAGCGATCATCATCCCCGGACACCGCAATCGCTGGCTTGCCGCGCTGCCACGACTGGGTTCGCGATGGATGGTGCGGAGCATCGCCGGCCTGATCAACAAGGCGTACTGCCCACGCTGA
- a CDS encoding histidine triad nucleotide-binding protein, which translates to MDTLFTKIINREIPAKIIYEDDQVLAFHDIAPQAPVHFLVVPKKPIRTLNDLTEEDKGLAGHILFTAQRLALELGCEDGFRVVMNCNELGGQTVYHIHMHVLGQRQMNWPPG; encoded by the coding sequence GTGGATACTTTGTTTACCAAGATCATCAACCGGGAAATCCCGGCGAAGATCATCTATGAGGATGACCAGGTCCTGGCCTTCCACGACATCGCCCCACAGGCGCCAGTGCATTTCCTCGTAGTACCGAAAAAACCGATCCGTACCCTCAATGACCTGACCGAAGAAGACAAGGGCCTGGCCGGGCATATCCTGTTCACCGCCCAGCGCCTGGCACTTGAACTGGGCTGCGAGGACGGCTTCCGGGTGGTGATGAACTGCAATGAACTTGGCGGGCAGACCGTCTATCACATTCATATGCACGTACTCGGGCAGCGCCAGATGAACTGGCCACCGGGTTGA
- the coq7 gene encoding 2-polyprenyl-3-methyl-6-methoxy-1,4-benzoquinone monooxygenase, protein MTTQRHYSPIDRLLLQADAAMRTLLPFSGQPYRPSPAIVQPDAQLSDEQTRHIAGLMRINHTGEVCAQALYQGQALTAKLPKVREAMEHAAEEEVDHLAWCEQRIHQLGSHTSVLNPLFYGMSFGIGAVAGLISDKVSLGFVAATEHQVCKHLNEHLDQLPAEDEKSRAILEQMREDEEHHAESALEAGGFRFPAPVKFGMSLLAKVMTKSTYRI, encoded by the coding sequence ATGACTACCCAACGTCACTACTCGCCGATTGACCGCCTGCTGTTGCAAGCCGATGCCGCGATGCGCACGCTGTTGCCCTTCAGTGGTCAACCGTACCGCCCATCACCGGCCATCGTGCAGCCGGACGCGCAACTGAGTGACGAGCAAACCCGCCATATTGCCGGGCTGATGCGCATCAACCACACCGGCGAAGTCTGCGCCCAGGCGCTGTATCAGGGCCAGGCGCTGACAGCGAAGCTGCCGAAGGTACGCGAGGCGATGGAACATGCCGCCGAGGAAGAAGTCGACCACCTCGCCTGGTGCGAACAACGCATTCACCAGCTGGGCAGCCATACCAGTGTGCTGAACCCGCTGTTCTACGGGATGTCATTCGGAATCGGCGCAGTGGCCGGGCTGATCAGCGATAAGGTCAGCCTCGGTTTCGTTGCGGCGACCGAACATCAAGTGTGTAAACACTTGAACGAGCACCTGGACCAACTGCCGGCTGAGGATGAAAAGTCCCGGGCGATTCTGGAACAGATGCGCGAAGATGAAGAGCACCATGCAGAAAGTGCACTGGAAGCCGGTGGCTTCCGCTTTCCGGCACCGGTGAAATTCGGTATGAGCCTGCTGGCGAAGGTCATGACCAAGAGCACTTATCGGATCTGA
- the speD gene encoding adenosylmethionine decarboxylase codes for MKSKLKLHGFNNLTKTLSFNIYDICYAETPQDQQAYVEYINKEYNAKRLTQILTEVVDIIGANILNIASQDYEPQGASVTILISEEPVTPTDSQIEESPGPLPEIILAHLDKSHITVHTYPEIHPVDGIATFRVDIDVSTCGVISPLKALNFLIHQFDSDIVTVDYRVRGFTRDVEGHKHFIDHEINSIQNYLSEDTRDAYQMTDVNVYQENLFHTKMLLKDFELDNYLFGDATSNLSAEQRDQVEERVKHEMLEIFYARNMPR; via the coding sequence GTGAAAAGCAAACTCAAGCTCCATGGTTTCAACAACCTGACAAAGACCTTGAGCTTCAACATCTATGACATCTGCTATGCGGAAACCCCGCAAGACCAGCAGGCCTACGTCGAGTACATCAATAAAGAGTACAACGCCAAGCGCCTCACGCAGATCCTCACGGAAGTTGTCGATATCATTGGTGCCAACATCCTGAACATCGCCAGTCAGGACTATGAACCCCAAGGCGCCAGCGTGACCATTCTGATCTCGGAAGAGCCGGTGACACCGACCGACAGCCAGATCGAAGAGTCCCCGGGCCCATTGCCCGAAATCATCCTGGCCCACCTCGACAAGAGCCACATCACGGTACACACCTACCCCGAGATACACCCGGTGGACGGTATTGCGACGTTCCGTGTGGACATCGATGTATCGACCTGTGGCGTCATTTCACCGCTCAAGGCGCTCAATTTCCTGATCCACCAGTTCGACTCGGACATCGTGACTGTGGACTACCGCGTGCGTGGCTTTACCCGCGACGTGGAAGGCCACAAGCACTTCATCGATCACGAGATCAATTCGATTCAGAACTACCTGTCCGAAGACACCCGCGACGCGTACCAGATGACCGACGTGAACGTGTACCAGGAAAACCTGTTCCACACCAAGATGTTGCTCAAGGATTTCGAGCTGGACAACTACCTGTTCGGCGATGCCACCAGCAACCTGTCCGCTGAACAGCGTGACCAGGTGGAAGAGCGTGTGAAGCATGAAATGCTGGAGATTTTCTACGCACGCAATATGCCGCGCTGA
- a CDS encoding OsmC family protein, which produces MKARIQWAGEAMFLGESGSGHVVVMDGPPEAGGRNLGVRPMEMLLLGVGGCSNFDVVSILKKSRQAVESCEAFLEAERATEDPKVFTKIHMHFVVKGRALKEAQVKRAIELSAEKYCSASIMLGAAGVEITHDYEIIELG; this is translated from the coding sequence ATGAAGGCACGCATCCAATGGGCTGGCGAAGCCATGTTCCTCGGTGAGTCAGGCAGCGGTCATGTGGTCGTCATGGACGGACCGCCGGAAGCCGGTGGTCGGAACCTGGGTGTCCGGCCGATGGAAATGCTCCTGCTGGGTGTAGGAGGTTGCAGTAATTTCGATGTCGTCAGCATTCTCAAGAAGTCGCGCCAGGCTGTCGAAAGTTGCGAGGCCTTCCTGGAGGCGGAGCGCGCCACCGAGGACCCGAAGGTATTCACCAAGATCCACATGCACTTCGTGGTCAAGGGCCGGGCCCTGAAGGAAGCCCAGGTCAAGCGTGCCATCGAGCTGTCCGCCGAAAAATACTGCTCGGCTTCGATCATGCTCGGCGCAGCCGGTGTTGAAATCACCCACGATTATGAAATCATCGAATTGGGTTGA